The Daucus carota subsp. sativus chromosome 9, DH1 v3.0, whole genome shotgun sequence genome window below encodes:
- the LOC108201488 gene encoding uncharacterized protein LOC108201488 produces MANHDDDPYEGDYYVEDEPIEPYSPVHIQDPRTLPNNPPPVVVSNTELLSALHRMEQSQASQHTPDPRTTGRTRPLGNQGDTPPQGPPTANQQATPPPIITTANQQATSTPLTPTPQQTIPVSTTPTPPTQTPTQIVQATATQTQANNALQTQANNVLQTTVANTNLATATQTIPGVGTINPEDLKKLLALLQAGAATAAPQISSPFTAAVREAQLPTGFRNLNADLRYHGNADPREFLIRFNIEMDLYQIPDLVRCRFLAATLRDSAQQWFQKLGGGVISSWEGMQQMFMTQFQAATKYAPPVTTLANVKQRDNETLTAYFKRFNQESMGVKGASDETLKNFLIAGLKVGTDFWKHLQGKDPASLSELYSAAESLKKVEQSLAENQKEIAKSKYKRKDRTPSPEPKGRARSLGRVNMTSSKRTWSPPPRQSGVYTPLTASAEHVYAMTKDKVPFQRPQPIPQHIAKDKKKYCDFHESAGHSTSECRHLKEEIEYLLKEGYLTEWVKKYRADHPPERRALGASQNDRADEKQNDTQFVREGSIRSIFGGPYIGGGSRKAMERYAKEARDYPLTNVNHLSARAPRVFKGETMDITFTEDDAKWVHHPHNDALVVAMRIAALNIHRVFVDNGSSVNILYYDTYKKMGLPDKDMTVENLYIYGFGGEAIKAKGTIRLPVTLGEAPRAATQIAEFVIIDHPSAHNALMGRPLLKDMRIITSIYHLTLKFPTPGGVGCVKGSQYESRDCYGLSLKNFRDRRGAPPHEELQSVHALYLVQYLESDSEDTPSVSSLGGRVPHEGEPTLVDESMSEECEEQVIEVEEAPPKKVRRMDQQEIIIEIEEPSPPKEVSKDAPSEPEETPHQFDFDLDPRLPMQVQNTGPAEDTIDVQVTPGSDGKILKIGSKLGPEHLNVDPSKKGARQKRRPISGERAEALQKEVDRLLKAGLVKESFYPKWLANPVLVKKPNGKWRTCIDFTDLNKACPKDSFPLPRIDQLVDSTAGHALLSFMDAYSGYNQIPMYEPDQEHTSFITDRGLYCYIGMPFGLINAGATYQRLVNMMFKDQIGKTMEVYVDDMLVKSKRDAGHVAHLSEMFEILRKYRMKLNPQKCVFGVESGKFLGFMVNHRGIEANLAKIRALLDMKSPANIKQVQSLTGRIAALNRFVSKSSEKCKEFFKAIKGASKDFEWTEECEDAFVKIKKHLGEPPLLAKPQEGETLVLYLAVSDYSISAILVKEDEEGQSPIYYVSKRFLDAETRYTSMEKLVYALVHATRKLRPYFQAHKVEVRTAFPLRQIMHKPEVTGRMMKWAVELGQFDLDYKPRTAIKGQALADFILEFPEDGEESGLLIKYDPGLPPQQADPKESIPELWWILHTDGAVNNEGARAEIVLISPEGHRLLNAIHFTFQLSNNDAEYEALIGGLRLALEMKVRKLVIKVDSMLVVEHIKGGYQAKGPKMAIYLRCVQGLLDQFEEVQVNRVPREFNGDADALAKLASQKDPALLGVIRLEIQEVPSIPELEVTKIQDKDENST; encoded by the exons ATGGCCAATCACGATGATGACCCGTATGAAGGAGACTACTATGTTGAAGATGAACCGATAGAACCATACTCACCGGTGCACATACAGGACCCCCGCACCTTGCCGAACAACCCACCCCCGGTTGTAGTCAGTAACACGGAGCTCCTTAGTGCCCTCCACCGAATGGAACAAAGTCAAGCGAG CCAACACACCCCGGACCCAAGAACTACGGGAAGGACGCGCCCCCTGGGTAATCAAGGAGACACGCCTCCCCAAGGCCCACCTACTGCCAATCAGCAAGCCACACCACCTCCAATCATAACTACTGCCAATCAGCAAGCCACATCAACTCCACTCACACCCACTCCACAGCAAACTATTCCCGTTTCCACCACACCTACTCCTCCGACGCAAACACCAACCCAAATCGTCCAAGCAACCGCTACTCAGACCCAAGCCAACAATGCGCTTCAGACCCAAGCCAACAACGTGCTTCAGACCACGGTGGCTAACACAAACCTAGCGACCGCTACCCAGACTATTCCAGGAGTCGGAACGATCAACCCCGAAGACCTAAAGAAGTTACTGGCCCTTTTGCAAGCTGGCGCCGCCACAGCGGCGCCACAGATCTCGTCACCATTTACCGCAGCAGTCCGCGAGGCCCAGCTACCAACCGGTTTCAGAAACCTGAATGCAGATCTCCGCTATCACGGGAATGCCGACCCCCGCGAATTCCTGATCAGATTCAACATTGAAATGGACTTATATCAGATCCCCGACCTGGTCAGGTGTAGGTTCCTAGCGGCAACCCTGAGGGACAGTGCTCAACAATGGTTTCAGAAGTTGGGAGGAGGGGTCATCTCCTCTTGGGAAGGCATGCAGCAGATGTTCATGACGCAATTCCAAGCCGCAACCAAATACGCTCCACCCGTCACTACACTCGCCAATGTCAAGCAGCGTGACAACGAGACCTTGACCGCGTACTTCAAAAGGTTTAATCAAGAGTCCATGGGAGTGAAAGGAGCCTCAGAcgaaaccctgaagaacttccTTATCGCTGGACTCAAGGTTGGTACCGACTTCTGGAAGCACCTCCAGGGGAAGGACCCGGCCTCTCTGTCCGAACTATATTCCGCAGCCGAATCCTTAAAAAAGGTAGAACAGTCGCTGGCCGAAAATCAAAAGGAGATCGCCAAATCTAAGTACAAAAGAAAAGATCGCACTCCCAGTCCAGAACCAAAAGGACGCGCCCGCTCTCTGGGTAGGGTAAATATGACTTCGAGTAAAAGGACTTGGAGCCCTCCTCCGAGGCAGTCAGGAGTATATACCCCGCTAACAGCCTCAGCTGAACACGTCTATGCAATGACCAAGGATAAGGTGCCGTTCCAGAGACCCCAACCTATTCCCCAACATATAGCCAAGGACAAAAAGAAGTATTGTGACTTCCACGAATCAGCAGGACATAGCACCTCCGAGTGTCGGCATCTGAAAGAGGAAATTGAATATCTACTCAAAGAAGGATACCTAACAGAATGGGTAAAAAAGTATAGGGCAGACCACCCTCCGGAAAGACGCGCCCTTGGAGCTTCACAGAATGACAGGGCTGATGAAAAGCAGAACGATACTCAATTTGTAAGAGAAGGCAGCATAAGAAGCATATTCGGGGGACCATACATAGGGGGAGGCAGTCGAAAGGCAATGGAGAGATACGCCAAAGAAGCGAGAGACTACCCCCTGACCAACGTAAACCACCTATCAGCTAGGGCCCCGAGAGTGTTCAAAGGAGAAACAATGGACATCACCTTCACCGAAGACGATGCGAAGTGGGTACACCATCCCCATAACGATGCTTTAGTGGTCGCCATGCGTATCGCTGCCTTAAACATTCACCGAGTATTTGTCGACAATGGGAGTTCAGTCAACATCCTCTACTACGACACTTACAAGAAAATGGGATTACCAGACAAAGACATGACCGTAGAGAATCTCTACATATATGGCTTCGGAGGGGAGGCTATTAAAGCCAAAGGAACCATACGCTTGCCAGTCACCCTAGGAGAGGCTCCACGAGCGGCTACTCAAATTGCCGAGTTTGTGATCATCGACCATCCCTCAGCGCATAATGCGCTCATGGGACGCCCCCTATTGAAAGACATGAGGATAATCACCTCCATCTATCATCTTACTTTGAAGTTCCCCACTCCTGGAGGAGTTGGTTGTGTGAAAGGATCCCAATATGAATCTCGCGATTGCTATGGCCTGTCACTTAAGAATTTTCGAGACAGAAGGGGAGCGCCGCCCCACGAGGAACTTCAATCAGTCCACGCTCTCTACCTCGTTCAGTACCTAGAGAGCGACAGTGAGGACACGCCCAGCGTCTCATCACTTGGAGGACGCGTCCCACACGAGGGCGAACCCACTCTTGTCGATGAATCAATGTCTGAAGAATGTGAAGAACAGGTTATCGAAGTGGAAGAGGCACCTCCGAAGAAAGTCAGAAGAATGGATCAACAGGAGATCATCATAGAAATAGAGGAGCCCTCTCCTCCCAAAGAAGTTTCTAAGGACGCGCCCTCAGAACCAGAGGAAACTCCGCACCAGTTTGATTTCGACTTAGACCCGAGATTACCCATGCAAGTGCAGAATACAGGGCCAGCTGAGGATACGATCGACGTGCAAGTTACACCGGGGAGTGATGGCAAGATCTTGAAAATAGGATCCAAACTAGGTCCAGAG CACTTGAATGTCGACCCCTCTAAAAAGGGTGCTAGACAAAAGAGAAGGCCCATCAGCGGAGAAAGAGCCGAGGCCCTGCAGAAGGAGGTCGATCGCCTCTTGAAAGCAGGATTGGTAAAGGAGTCGTTCTACCCGAAATGGTTAGCAAACCCCGTACTTGTCAAGAAACCCAACGGAAAGTGGCGCACGTGCATAGACTTCACGGATCTCAACAAAGCGTGTCCCAAAGATAGTTTCCCGCTCCCTCGCATTGACCAACTAGTAGATTCAACGGCAGGACACGCCCTCCTCAGCTTTATGGATGCCTACTCAGGATACAATCAGATTCCCATGTATGAGCCCGACCAGGAGCACACCTCATTCATCACGGACAGGGGCCTATATTGCTACATTGGAATGCCATTTGGGCTCATCAACGCAGGGGCGACCTACCAAAGATTGGTGAACATGATGTTCAAAGATCAGATTGGGAAGACGATGGAAGTATATGTAGACGACATGCTGGTTAAATCCAAGAGGGACGCTGGCCACGTTGCCcacttatcagagatgttcgaAATCCTAAGGAAGTATAGGATGAAACTCAACCCGCAGAAATGTGTGTTCGGGGTAGAGTCGGGGAAATTCCTTGGGTTTATGGTTAACCACAGGGGCATAGAGGCCAACCTAGCAAAGATCAGAGCATTACTGGACATGAAGTCCCCTGCCAACATTAAGCAAGTGCAGAGTCTGACAGGAAGGATAGCCGCCTTAAACAGGTTCGTATCAAAATCATCGGAAAAGTGCAAGGAGTTTTTTAAGGCCATCAAAGGCGCATCCAAAGATTTCGAGTGGACGGAGGAATGTGAGGATGCCTTTGTAAAAATCAAGAAGCACTTGGGCGAGCCACCCCTCTTGGCCAAACCTCAGGAAGGAGAGACGCTTGTCCTTTACTTAGCCGTTTCAGACTACTCCATAAGTGCCATATTGGTGAAGGAAGATGAGGAGGGGCAGTCCCCAATTTATTACGTGAGCAAGAGGTTTCTAGACGCAGAGACTCGCTACACGAGTATGGAGAAGCTGGTATATGCCTTGGTACATGCAACTAGGAAATTGCGACCATACTTCCAGGCTCATAAAGTAGAGGTTAGGACGGCATTTCCTCTCCGACAAATTATGCATAAACCAGAGGTAACCGGTAGGATgatgaaatgggcagtcgagtTGGGGCAATTTGACCTAGACTACAAACCAAGGACCGCCATCAAAGGACAGGCCCTAGCAGATTTCATCTTGGAATTCCCTGAAGATGGAGAGGAGTCCGGTCTCCTGATCAAATATGATCCCGGCCTACCACCGCAGCAGGCAGACCCCAAGGAAAGCATACCCGAACTCTGGTGGATATTGCACACAGATGGAGCAGTAAATAATGAAGGAGCAAGAGCTGAGATAGTGCTCATAAGCCCGGAAGGACATAGACTCTTGAACGCAATTCACTTTACCTTCCAGCTCTCTAACAATGATgcagagtatgaagccctaatcgGAGGGCTAAGGCTTGCCCTCGAAATGAAGGTGAGAAAGCTTGTTATAAAGGTCGACTCCATGCTGGTGGTCGAGCATATCAAAGGAGGATACCAAGCAAAGGGACCTAAAATGGCGATATACCTAAGATGTGTTCAAGGATTACTAGATCAGTTCGAAGAGGTGCAAGTAAACAGGGTACCTAGAGAATTCAACGGAGATGCTGACGCTCTCGCGAAGTTAGCATCTCAGAAAGACCCAGCCTTATTGGGAGTTATCCGCCTAGAGATACAGGAGGTACCTAGCATCCCCGAGCTTGAGGTAACAAAAATACAAGACAAGGATGAAAATTCTACATAG
- the LOC108201927 gene encoding transmembrane 9 superfamily member 3, whose amino-acid sequence MRIMALPPSRAAVFSMILVILMSCRGITADIFRFLRDDHRFKAGDSVPLYSNKVGPFHNPSETYRYFDLPFCLPDDVKEKREALGEVLNGDRLVSAPYVLDFLMDKESEVVCRKRLTRREVAQFRSAVDKDYYFQMYYDDLPIWGFIGKVDREGKVVPSEYRYYLYKHIQFDVLYNNDRVIEINARMDPHSVIDLTEDKEVDVEFTYSVKWKETDIAFENRMDKFSQASSLPHHLEIHWFSIINSCVTVLLLTGFLATILMRVLKNDFIKYARDEESADDQEETGWKYIHGDVFRFPKYKSLFAAALGSGTQLFALTVFIFVLALIGVFYPYNRGALFTALVVMYALTSGFAGYTSASFYCQLEGTNWVRNLLLTGCLFCGPLFLTFSFLNTVAIFYSSTAALPFGTIVVITLIWTLVTSPLLVMGGVAGKNSKTEFHAPCRTTKYPREIPDLPWYRSTLPQMAMAGFLPFSAIYIELYYIFASVWGHRIYTIYSILFIVFIILLIVTAFITVALIYFQLAAEDHEWWWRSFLCGGSTGIFIYGYCLYYYYARSDMTGFMQISFFFGYMACICYGFFLMLGTIGFRAALLFVRHIYRSIKCE is encoded by the exons ATGAGAATAATGGCTCTTCCTCCTTCGAGGGCCGCGGTTTTTTCGATGATACTGGTTATATTGATGAGCTGTAGAGGCATCACAGCTGATATTTTCAGATTCCTAAGAGATGATCATCGTTTCAAGGCGGGTGACTCTGTGCCTCTCTACTCGAATAAGGTCGGGCCATTTCATAACCCCAG TGAGACCTACAGATATTTCGACCTACCCTTCTGTTTACCAG ATGATGTGAAAGAGAAGAGGGAAGCTCTGGGAGAGGTTTTGAATGGAGACCGTCTGGTAAGCGCTCCATATGTACTAGATTTCTTGATGGATAAAGAGTCAGAAGTTGTCTGCCGAAAAAGGTTGACAAGGAGAGAAGTTGCTCAGTTTCGTAGTGCAGTTGATAAAGATTATTACTTTCAAATGTATTACGATGACTTGCCTATCTGGGGATTTATAGGAAAGGTCGATAGAGAGGGAAAAGTTGTACCGAGTGAATATAGATATTATCTGTACAAGCATATTCAGTTTGATGTCCTGTACAATAATGATCGTGTAATTGAGATCAATGCTCGGATGGATCCTCATTCAGTCATTGATTTGACGGAGGACAAAGAAGTTGATGTTGAGTTTACATACAGCGTCAAATGGAAGGAAACTGACATTGCTTTCGAGAATAGGATGGACAAGTTCTCACAAGCTTCTTCTTTGCCTCATCACTTGGAAATTCATTGGTTTTCCATTATAAACTCTTGTGTCACAGTGCTTCTTCTAACTGGTTTCCTTGCCACGATCCTCATGAGAGTACTTAAGAATGATTTTATCAA GTATGCTCGTGATGAGGAATCAGCTGACGACCAAGAGGAGACAGGATGGAAGTACATTCATGGTGATGTGTTCCGCTTCCCTAAGTACAAATCCTTGTTTGCTGCAGCCCTTGGTTCAGGAACCCAACTATTTGCTCT GACTGTATTCATATTTGTGCTTGCACTAATAGGCGTATTTTATCCATACAACCGTGGAGCACTATTCACTGCATTGGTTGTCATGTATGCACTTACGTCTGGCTTTGCGGGATATACATCAGCCTCTTTTTACTGCCAACTTGAAGGAACTAACTGG GTGAGGAACTTGTTGCTTACGGGTTGCCTTTTCTGTGGACCTCTATTTCTGACATTTAGCTTCCTCAATACTGTTGCCATATTTTATAGCTCAACTGCAGCACTTCCTTTCGGCACAATTGTGGTTATAACCCTTATATGGACTTTAGTGACCTCGCCTTTGCTTGTGATGGGTGGAGTTGCTGGTAAAAATAGCAAAACTGAGTTCCATGCTCCATGCCGCACCACAAAATATCCCAGAGAAATTCCAGATTTGCCTTGGTACAGAAGTACTCTTCCTCAAATGGCAATGGCAGGATTTTTGCCATTCAGTGCCATCTACATTGAGCTTTACTACATATTTGCCAGCGTGTGGGGGCACAGGATATATACGATATACAGCATATTGTTCATCGTATTCATCATTCTGCTTATTGTGACTGCGTTCATCACTGTGGCATTAATTTACTTTCAACTTGCTGCTGAAGATCATGAATGGTGGTGGAG GTCATTTCTTTGCGGTGGCTCAACTGGCATATTTATATATGGCTACTGTTTGTACTACTACTATGCAAGATCCGATATGACTGGCTTCATGCAAATCTCATTCTTCTTCGGATACATGGCTTGCATCTGCTATGGCTTCTTCCTCATGCTGGGGACTATTGGTTTTCGAGCAGCTTTACTCTTTGTACGTCACATATATCGTTCTATCAAATGTGAGTAG